Part of the Periplaneta americana isolate PAMFEO1 chromosome 4, P.americana_PAMFEO1_priV1, whole genome shotgun sequence genome is shown below.
TATCACATCCTGATTAAATATTATGAAAGAGGAGGGACATTGTATCCCGTATCTCTGGATCTTACTTCAGGCAAGTCCACTTAAATTGTAACATTTATGCCAGAATAAAACATCTATCTAATAATTACTGACTCTCCGTTAATGATGTTCGTCGACGCTAGGACCTAAGGGTCCAACCCACGTGTCTCCTTTGTCTACATAACCCATGTGAGTATTGGAGTCCATTGTTGATTTCATTGCATTTCCATGTTCGTCACAGTAATGTCCCTCTCGTTGTAGGTTATGTATATTTGTCAACATAGATGCGTCTCGCTTGTCTTTCCAAACTATGTTCGTGAAGTTACCCTTTGTTCTAACATCTAAGTCGCCCCTTTTCAATTTTAGTATCTTGCGGTCCAAGTCCCGAGCTTCACGGTGCCATagcaatttatttttcttgtttttagatCGTCAAACGTCtggagaggaaaagaaattgtcaatatataatttttgtccaattcctTCCACCTTTCTTGTCAGTTGTCTCACTGTTGCATGCGTTACAGTCATATTTTGTGTTGTTCCTAGTTGATCTTTTCCCAAGTAAACTTTCATATCGTAGGTATATATATCCGTATTCTGTCATGTCGCAAAGTTTGTAAATTTTTATGCCAAAGCGTatgcgttttatttatttatttttttttttttattttttttttttgggtatgGTTTGAAAATTAATACTCTTCCTTCGAACAACATAATAACTCCATCCACTGCCAAATGTTCAGCAGGAGAGTAAAATTTTTCGTAAGCGTCATTTAGTAGCCTATGTCAAAAGACAGTTATTACCTTCCACAGCCGGTCAAAAGCAGGGCCATTCTTGTCTAGGCAATTTGTATTGTCGGTGAAgtgtaaaaatagtaaaatatgaaAGAATCAGTCACGTTTCATAGTCTTGGAATAGAAAGGGGAGTGAAACTATTCTAATTTCGTCCAGTAGTCTTTCATCGTTTCCCTTGCTTATGTCGTGGCCCATTTATATGATTATTGCCAAAAATAGCTTCATTTCCGGTACAGTCTCGTCAGGTAATGTAGAaggtttttttagtgggttattttacgatgctttaccaacagcttaggttatttagcgtctgaatgagatgaaggtgataatgccggttaaatgagtccggggtccagcaccgaaagttacccagcatttgctcatattcggttgagggaaaaccccggaaaaaacctcaaccaggtaacttgccccgaccgggaatcgaacccgggccacctggtttcgcggccagacgcgctagtcgttactccacaggtgtggacatgtagaAGGTCCAGCGTCAGAATTCAGTAAATATTGTTGGTAATACCGGTTATTCTCTTCTACTAGTGTGTGAAGTACGGGCTTAAACAATAGCATTAGGACAGTCAGTGGTGTCGATGTGTTGTTAATTTGAGGAACTTGGTCTCTTTTCAGTGCTCTTGTAGCAccagaaaatatataaacattttcagtgTGTGCCTGGCCTCATGGAAGTCCCCAGTTTATATTGTGGTTTGTCCCGTTACAAACTGAGTCTTCAATGTCGCCGTATTCGTCGCCTCCGCTAACATTGTTCTTCATCATTGTTATCTGCCTCCGAATCCCTGTCTGCGTAAACTTCAAGTATGTCTTCtgttgttttcaatatttttcgtttCGGAAGCATGATCAGGTCACTCAATGAAACTCTGTGAACCACGCAGAACACTGAATACAACTGAATACAGTCTAGCAGAGACGCCAAAAACAAGAAAGACCTTGAAAACTAACAAATCTGTCAATTCTATTAGAAAGGGTCTTCTCAGAATACGTAGGCTATAGGTTGAGCGCTTCCTGTTAGAAAAAAGTGAACCTTTAGAAAATTCACAATGACCCATAAAGCTGTTAAGGAATTCCATAACACATCTGGTTGTAATGACAAACAAGGATGTCCAGAATGTAAGAAGTATGGAGATTTCTGAATTGAAAATAGAAGATAATGTACGAATTCATAGCCGAAAAGAAGCACATAccggattaaaattaagttaaatataccgGGTGAAAATTAAGTTAAACAAAAGGTATATGCttcatttataacaatttattgCCATTTTATTTGGTGAAAATCgcacagaaagaagaaaaattgtttctTACATTACATGAAATCTAAAAGCCGGAGAGTTAAATGGCCGCCACTTAAGAGGCCGACATAAATCCGACCCGCTGTACCCAAACGTAGGCATTTAAATCCGGATGTTGAAggttaatttaaataacttaacaggtCATCAGTGGTTATATAAGTGTTAACAGTGTATTCAAGAATGAAGAAATGTTTCATGCTCAGAATTATGTGAGTTAATCTCCAAAGACAGCAAATTTATAGAAAAGATTCGCTCATCAGAGAAGTATTGCTTTGCAGCAAGCACCATTAGTTAAATGTAACTTTTAGTGAGTGTTGACCTATTATTTCAGTTATTAGCTTCACAAGTTTTTCTTTATAAATCCTCCAAAATGTTCTAGAACAGCGGTGCACAACCTGCGGCCCGCCACTATGTTTGCTGCGGCCCAATataaagtttcaaacttaaaattaaatatatatatatttgaacagacttgtattattaattactataaattacagtaatcactaattattaagacatttatgtaaattatttatcattGGAGGATGTCTGCGGCCCTCCAaaagaacttttttttaatattggccgCAGTATTCATAAGGTCTGTTCTAGAGTATAGATGTCCaatattgtaactcgtacgaggtgacccctggcgtaagcaaaccgcagcgcatattctttaaggtcgtttttcctattttatatggaaagttattgaccttaacagagcatgcttgacgtgcagtatcttctggttctataggcgtttggacacccatgttcTAGAGTGAcccagatttttttattttgaaatctgAGAGCCctaatattaaatgatttcatttacgaTTGTctttagaagaaaataaactatacacAGTAACATCATTCGCACCGATataaaagaagagaaatacacAAAGTTGTAATAAGAAAGTATGCTTCATCTTCACAACTCTTTTGTTTAAATTTCTAATGCGGCAAAAGTAACACCTATCTAGCAATTTCGCAATGCTGTTATCCGTCGTCGAATAGAATTATTGCTGTCCtttgaacaattattattaatgtactttGTTCTATGTATCATATAACTTTCATCTTACAGTTAAATTGCCGAAGGCTAACCATCAAATGAATGTTTTCTAAGGTGGGGGTAATCGTGAACAGACTAGTGGTGGAGTGTGACAGCGATTGGCTGTCAAAGCTCCGAATTGTGGCGGATAATGGCGATATTGTCACTGTGATTTTTGCATTCGGCCAATTCTTGGTGATTGCAATTTATTGTCATGGTCGTATACACTGTtacgtcgatttagtagaatgcgtttgaatctaaagaaagcagcagtaCAACGAGGTTAGTTGTTGCAGGGCGGGTATTACCCGCCCTGGTTGTTGTGTTGAGAAACCAAGCCTCCGCACAACTTTGAGGAATCATGTCACAAAACGTTCACACCCAAGTATTTTTGAcaacgtaaatattattcaacgcctagaaAATGGtacaaatattaagaatattgctggagagtttaaggtaatattcattcattcattcattcattcacttacacactcattacttatgtatttacatatttacttatttgttaattcattcattcattctcctattcatttattcattttttttgtttattcattcaatgatttattctttcattatttataatcatCATGTGACTTCCAAGGAGTTGGGCCACAAATTGGCCCATTCTGGTCTCATATTGATagctactttattgcttggacataaatACGTTATGCATAGCAACGTTAATATAAACAAGATCATACAAAACTGTTTGCCAAGTTAAAATAGTCGTTAATGCTGTACAAACTAggttcatacaattttcttttaattaacgatttgaataaatcgtaatttaaatttttagttgaatttggtaacttatacaacttcagagacatataataaaaattatacatctagattacacaacttttaacactgtatcacttaggaatatgtaagatgagactttcttgtgttaaattctaacgtaccttgtttacatgtttcgacgtatttatgggtcatcctcagaacaacgaaattctcaacacacaactcaatttcagaacacacacactctttgactctacactatactacaAGAACACACCCTcagaggaaacaaaacaagagacccCAAGACCAACAactaccagttctgaggatgacccataaataggtcgaaacatgtaaagaaGGTACGttataatttaacacaagaaagtctcatcatacatattccgaagtaataaaaattattttgtgtagtcttgtatctgcataaatTAAGTCTTATATCGTTGCAGCTTCTCGTATGGTGTTCGGAAAATTCAATTTCAATGGGAAATTATCGATATTCAATTTAGTATATAACTATAatatagcgatggaagagtgagaattttacaggactgaaataaaggtttacaatgttcttttggtccaacaccacaaataattctcactgctttcttctgtaatttaaaaatattaaaagatgaactATGATTTTTCCATAATAAAATACCATATTAAAGAAtactatgaatatatgaaaaatatacagtTAATAGCATTTTTGTGTCCAAAGTTTTAGACAAACATCTTAACATAAATATTCCTTTAGATATCTTACCCGAAATCATATTGATATGGCTATCCCTGCCCAAACCGCATTCAATTTAAACACCTAAAAACTTGATGTTATTATGAAAAGCATCATTTTTTCTATCTAAGCTAAATTTAAGATCTGTCACTTTACtttcattaatacataaataattataagaaCACCATGACTTAATAAATCATTCTCATCTGACAAATCTTGAGAGTCAGAATAACTATCAGCAGTTAGCTGAATagccacatcatcagcaaataGATAAGGGTTAACAGAGTTACTATTAACAACACAgggtaaatcattaatataaataataaacaatttaggACCTAAAACAGATCCCTGAGGTACACCATATACTAAAGACTTTGAGATCGAGAAGTCTCTTCAGTGGCCTTTCAGGGTTTCTTGTACCCACCGGGGTGTAATTTCTTAGTAATCTAGGAGCAGTGTAATCACAATCGCCATCATCACTGTGAGTCACAAATGGGGCGCAGATGGCGATTTCTCTCGCTGATTCATTATGATTGAAATGTTGCCGAGTTATCCGCGAATGTAACCGAACTACATCTATGACGACACTTGGTTTGCCATCAGGAGAcaacatatatttttgtttatcgcTCTTCTGCGAATATTGGCATATCCCCTATACGAGTGCCATAATAATATTACTTCAACAATACGGATTAGCGCGGCGCGTAACATACACGTGGTGAGCTGTGTATGCTTTAGTATCAAAGAGTTGAATGGGAGTGTAATAGATGCCAGTTATCTTGTCATTCAAGTTAGTAAGGATTTTTTTAGTTGAAGTTGTATGGTCACACATAATCACAGTAGACATCATATTGGGCAGAGatgatttctcggagctgtgattttcgaacgatagtcacagtcggaaccagcGACAAATCTGTTacagtgacaaaatcacagatcttcaaatcacaccccGCCATTAGGCTAGACAGAAATCGCCTACAAATCACAAGGAAAACTTACTAATTTTAGGTGAATGTGAAGAggactgaatgtggtattttatCAATGTATTTCATAAGAATAAATTAGTTATGCtgcatattatttaattcatccattcataaatTTATCTAATGTTATTGAAATTTTCAAAGCTATCGAAAATAAATAAGGATTCAAAATGTTAAAAACTCTTCGGACACAAGTACGAGTATCATTCTGGTATTGATACACTGCTAGAGGGGAACAACCtagaaaactccgttggtctgcgcatgtgTTGATCTTAAAGAGTGACATATGCTTTTCACCTCCTCCTCCCTAATTATCATCCAATAGTAGCGGTACTGattgatagcagtgatgcatcaaatgactgtcaatcagtagcgacaatgtttcagattaatggagggaaagcTCCGACTCCACCTCCAGTACAGcgagcggtaaggtttagtaacctcctacaacggagttttgccacTTGTTAATCTATAATATTGTAACAGTCCTCTGTAGAAACTTTCTAAAAGTtaaagttggggggggggggggatatatcgctgtgtgaaaaaaaaaataccgcaaTCTTGTCTGCCATCAATCCTTATAACAACTGGGCTAACCCGGTATATTATGTATTTGTGAATCTTATTTTAACAACGTTCTGTTTTTTGTTGTTGCAGGTCTAACATGACGTTCGTAGTGCGCTGTGCGCCAGTGCTGAAGGAATGGAATTTCTGTTGTTGCAAGTGTAACCTGAGGGCAGCTGCTATTGTTCTGGCCTGGCTCGGTACTGTGGGCAATTTAACACTAGTAGTGACGAGCATCATATACCTGAGTCACCCCAGCCTGCGTCCTCGTTATGCGTATGGTAAACAAtgaatactgaatacgtaataccAGTGATAGTTCATTCGTTTTGGGTAGGCCATAAGTACgtgtaatacatttttttctatacTGGAAAAGGTATTATTGTTCAAGAGACCAGCATTCCAGGCCAATTTGTTCACAGCACAATGTCCAGTGTGCAGAAAGTCCACTACAAAATGCCCACAACCAAAATGTCTAATTAAATAAGGCCactagtcaaaatgtccaatatgcagaaatgtccacaagtcaaaattttcAGTATATAAGCCATTgggagcagaaatggtgtaagtcaaaaatgggtaatgaagttaaagtaaacattctgtaaaatacagaacaaaatatcaatcaatattgaatttatttaaactgttagtagtcagtggatagcacgaaggacaaattaattgctactttgcgctgtattttacagaatttttactttaaacctcattattcaattttgacttacaccacttttgctctgaacggctcatatataaatGTCCAATATAAAGAAATGTACAGATGTAAAAATGTTCAGTATATAGGAATATTCACACATTAAAATGTCCAATATACAGAAATGTACAGAAGTAAAAAATGTTCAGTATATAGAAATATTCACAAATCTAGTATAATGTTTTTAGTGATGATAAAGTTAGTTATTTCTATCTCCTTTACAGAATCAAAGGAGTTCTTCGCCAGCACGCTGAGCACAGCAATTGGGGGATCAGTTCTCGATGTATTGCTGTTGTATGGAATCCATAATGTGAGTAACATGCATTGAGCAGGGATGCCGCCAGCAGAGAGGCTGTAGCCcaccaaaaattaatttgagCTCACCCTTAACCCCTCTCCCCACCcaacataaaaatgaatattatatgaataattattatgtattgttcATCACGAAATAATAGTAATTGCTTAAAATAAggagtaataatataatttattcaattcaatttattaagccattaaacatacagtgataggcttcgtcacaatacagaagggaggaaaaaaaaacatacatttgaaaatatacatataattgaaaacagtaaagtttaatcagaatgaaaacacaaaacattttgaaactctaaaattaatgaaaacatttcactcttaatgtaatatttgtaactaaatgtaatgaactttatttattaaaaaacaatttcgtactctatgaatttatgttaagaaactcatctacagagtagaaagggataattaaaagccaattataaaagctagctttgaaactattggttggtaacttataatattgactgggaagcttattatataatttcatccccatgacagaaaaatttgtactagttttatgtaatctacagtatggaatattaatttgttcaccatttctaatttcatgatcatgtatattggctattaatgggTAAatatctatattttgtcgagtgtaaaggactaggtcgtattatgacagttaatatctgtgattgtttgaaaagaggtcgacaatgttcaagatagtttgattgacatagaattctaatggctttcttttgcaaaatcaagacacactcaattttgctaccatttcccccaaaaattaaagcatacctaattatcgactgaaagaacgaaaagtaggcacatcttaaataattttgagaaacgcaagtcactaatttctttaataaatatataactcttgataattttgtgcatatatatttgatgtgtttttcccatgttaaactggagtctataaaaagtcctagaaatttggtataatgACTCCATAATTAAGGACTTCTTTGAGTCAATCTGATATAAAGAATGTTATAATTAGGCATTGCATCAGTTTTTATCGTCTCTTTGCTGGTTGAGCTGTTTATTATTGCAACTCAACACTTCAGCGCCAGAAACAAGTGCAGTCTCTTAAATTGTTTGGTTTGAAATTATAAGTCGAGTTTGCTATGCGTTTTATTTAGTGGCCAGTAGCAGAacaatgtatttatgtatatatgtctgtatgtatgttctttatacaaatctacatattttgaccagtatgtacagtacaattatttagtcGTGACAGTCGTcagagatgtgcgcgtgggacaggcgagtccatttagttacgccaaggggtattTGGtatattcactcgcttgcctttactgACTGCTCGaccttatctctactccagaactctccccactcctccgattacttcccctctttcacgtcgctgagctgtcaggactaaataatcggtctgtaccaaGTTTTGCACACTTATACCATCACagccaagaaaaaaaaacacagggTTTCATCCCGCAATCACTAAAAAACAgtaataccggtaccggtatttggTTCTGGGATACGACCGatcaagaatatttttttctattttggaGGATAGGGAGATTCTTTGATATGAAAATAGGAAAAGTTTAGTTCATGAGGACACCCCATAGGTGACTTATAAGGGTAGGAAGAAAATCGGATGTCCCCTAATTACAATTTGATATCCTGGAATTTTTTGTGGTGTACAATACAATTATGAGATTGATTtgtctgttttctgttttctgccTGATCACAAACCCTAAGTGAGCATATAGGCGTAAAGGGATGGAAAATCCAAAATCTATCAATATAAATTGTACAGTATGATTAAAAGTGTTATGTATTCCTGCAAATAAGTATTTACCCACCCTTAGCCACTCAATACTCCTGCTACTAAGGACAGAAATATGTAACAccatatttttaaacaataaattaaatttagctCTGTAACTTAAGTACAGTATTGTTCACATCCAGTTTTTCATTTAAATACCTATTACAATGAACCACATTATAATGTGTTCTCATGCAACACTCCTGAAGTACTAATAATCACTTGAAAATAAGTATTGCAAAACTAATTTCTGTTGAAATTCAGAATTAAGGTATGTTTCACGATTACTATATTTGTGTAAATTGAAAATGACATTTGCCCtgattgtttcattattatgtcaATTTGTTTGTGTCACTTACAGAAGAAGCCAGCTTACATGCTGCCGTACCTGGTCCTGGACCTAATCGGACTGATTATCATGACAGTCATATCTTTTATCATCACCATCGTGATGTGTGTGTACAGTTTGCTAGCTGGTTTCATTACTTTTGTCATTTTGACTCTACTCGTGCGTAAGTATTAAACTCATAACTTAAAACTTATAAAAGATTTATGTTAGCAGTATCGATTTTTAAAGCCCTTGATAACATTTGGTTCCTAAAACTCCAGTTGGTTTATATCAGCACAATTTTTAGAAATAGAAGGAAATACCTTCCCACTTGCACACATCATTGCCATAACTTCTCGGCATATATATTTGGGTACTGGTGGGAGGAAACCCCTGGCATATGGCTGCTGAATGAAGCAGTGGCGGAGCCATCTCTACCATCTGATTGTAAAGCTTTGCCATTTCTTTCCAACACCGCACCGGCTTGAAAAATCACaaacatattaaactaccgatattagaaaaataaatagccTACCACATATGCACTTTCAGGTATATGATGCGTAGAAACTGTCTCTAATCAAACACTGTAATAACTTACAATGTGAACACCACTACCACTGATAACCGTCATCTGACTGACGTGATGTAATAGCTAGAAAGAAGGTACAGTATGACAACAGTGCTTAGTTCTTCCGAAAAATCGTAGGTATTAATTTGGGTTTCGTTTTGTGTTCCAATAGGGTAGAATTAGGTAGTTGGTGAGAAAAACTTTGTCTTTCCCACATGTGCCAACATAAACCAATTAGACTTTAATAACCAAGCTGTTCTGTCCGTTTATTGATAGCCTACTGCTGTCCTCTTTCTAGCATAACTTGATACATTCcttttatccattttttttttctttttttttctgtttctttctattATTTCAACTGAATTtaactataaataattgattaaatggtgatcttactcgtgttaattgtgtaagcatgtgcggcttacagctgtttctgtgcttcttcacaccatcctcagagcctactagatctcagcgtcatctcgaacttcgctgcctgttgtgtgagtgcgttcgattgttgaaaagtgttgaaatgtggtgtcaaatagtgtgtgtgttctgaaattgatctgtgtgttttagtgtgtctgtatatttcatattgttctagtgtgttgagtttttgatttttggattgtatgtgtaggatttccatgtctgtatttatgttgttgtatgtgtggttagcattagttatgtgttcggcatatgtagctatattgtgtcctctggttattgctttaatgtgttctttgtatcgagtttggaatgatctgcctgtctgtccaatgtagaaactgtcgcaattattgcatgtgagtttgtatacgcctgtgtggttgtatttatttgtttgtgttgtttgtgtgttgagatgactttgtattgtgttttctgttctgtatgctatgttgtatttctgttttctgaatgaggatgcgatcttgtgtgtgtttttgttttcgtatgttaatgtgatgtaagatcaccatttaatcaattatttatattcaagtgttaaaagtagtgtacgaaagattcaacatgaattgaACTCTTAGAAATTTGCTGCTTTGCCTTTTTTGTACATGTCCAATATCTATGatatctaaataaaattgttttattaattttagtagggtgcgaattaacggggggatggggggatggggggattcccccccccccccgttggaaAAGCTAGGAGGGGTGATGTTTGGGGAGTGCGTATGCCAAGGTTCCAGTTTCCCTCACTTGGCGATCAACAGGAAGGAAATGACAAAGCTGATACAAGTAAAGACATCACAGCTGTAGCTCAGTTTACATTTTGAGACAGGCTCCTCCAGGGACTGGCTCTCAAGTCACAAAATACTATAGATACTCCAATTATTCTTATTTCCGGTCATGGATTCCTCGGAGAAAAATCTTCACCATATCATCATCTACATCcccccaaattaaaaaaaaaaaaaatcattcagttCCACCCggtatataccggtatatatttctCAGACTGTGTACCTTCAAAAATCAAATCATCTTTAGGGCTATAAgctgataaatatttaatataatgtaaattcaaCATAACAGAATTGCACTTCACATGTGACCATTAAAAACAGTATGATGTCAATCAAGTGATAACAATGATGTATGCAACAGAAAGTCTTATGTAGGTACTGGAGAAAAATTCAAGCTACAATCAACGATTTTTTAGCCTCCAATAAATTCTTCCACCTTCTGACAATTAAATTCTTTGATcagcgggaaaaggcacatatttaagtaaaaaaaagtcgatttttctgttgtacctaatcacataagtctagtattttttcttatttttgaaataataaaatttcttg
Proteins encoded:
- the LOC138697925 gene encoding uncharacterized protein; amino-acid sequence: MTFVVRCAPVLKEWNFCCCKCNLRAAAIVLAWLGTVGNLTLVVTSIIYLSHPSLRPRYAYESKEFFASTLSTAIGGSVLDVLLLYGIHNKKPAYMLPYLVLDLIGLIIMTVISFIITIVMCVYSLLAGFITFVILTLLVLLSCFFWVVLYSYYRQVEEEKNPTTAIVNYNYGLPNDQMQITYPEDEKALCPYNPSKTTPEIA